One window of the Granulicella arctica genome contains the following:
- a CDS encoding phage tail sheath subtilisin-like domain-containing protein, translating to MPSALTYPGVYVEEIPSGVHTITGVATSITAFIGSAPRGPVNTAITIDNLGDFQRIFGGLWVKSTLGYAVQDFFANGGSQAIVVRLYHADPGNPKADPAVDAPETTAVLTVGAMEFSAASPGTWGNNLRVTIDQNNPSSDVATSLGVATTALFNLTVRDTGTGATEQYLNLTVKDTPRRVDRILSANSALLVYSGNNGVPAPTTAIAAGSDPLSTLEAVVATAQAALLAAQIANPGGDVTTQQKAVTDATTALNTALTKASTAVSDGLALSAADFLPNNGQAAKQGMYALEQADLFNLLVIPPYRSFTDTLDTDTIVVSSAATYCENRRAMLLVDAPKDWTTKDTAKNKFSDANTDYVGTRSKNAALFFPRLLEANPLHNYQVETFAASGAVAGIFARTDAQRGVWKAPAGLQATFNGISGFSVPLTDAENGELNPLGINCLRSFPVLGQVVWGARTLRGADQLADDYKYIPVRRTALFIEESLYRGLKWVVFEPNDEPLWAQIRLNAGTFMQTLFRKGAFQGSSPRDAYFVKCDNETTTQADIDLGIVNVVVGFAPLKPAEFVVIELQQIAGQTTT from the coding sequence ATGCCAAGCGCATTGACTTACCCTGGCGTTTACGTAGAAGAAATTCCATCAGGGGTACACACCATTACCGGTGTGGCTACCTCCATCACTGCCTTCATCGGAAGCGCGCCGCGCGGGCCGGTCAACACCGCGATCACCATCGACAACCTAGGAGACTTCCAGCGGATCTTCGGCGGCCTGTGGGTGAAGAGCACGCTGGGATACGCGGTGCAGGACTTCTTTGCCAATGGAGGCTCACAGGCCATTGTGGTGAGGCTGTACCACGCCGATCCCGGCAACCCCAAGGCAGACCCAGCGGTAGATGCTCCTGAGACGACCGCAGTGCTCACCGTGGGCGCGATGGAGTTTTCGGCTGCAAGCCCAGGAACCTGGGGCAACAATCTCCGCGTGACCATCGACCAGAACAACCCTTCCAGCGATGTTGCCACCAGTCTTGGCGTTGCGACGACCGCCCTGTTCAACCTGACCGTCCGCGATACGGGAACGGGCGCGACGGAGCAGTACCTGAACCTTACGGTAAAGGACACTCCGCGACGCGTGGACCGTATCCTGAGCGCGAACTCCGCGCTGCTGGTTTACAGCGGAAACAACGGCGTGCCGGCGCCGACGACGGCCATCGCGGCCGGCAGCGATCCGCTGAGCACGCTTGAAGCAGTGGTAGCCACCGCGCAGGCGGCGTTGCTGGCAGCGCAGATCGCAAACCCGGGCGGCGATGTCACGACACAGCAGAAGGCCGTTACCGATGCAACCACCGCGCTGAACACTGCCCTGACCAAGGCGAGCACGGCTGTCTCCGACGGACTGGCGCTTTCGGCGGCGGACTTCCTGCCCAATAACGGACAGGCCGCCAAGCAGGGGATGTACGCGCTGGAGCAGGCGGACCTGTTCAACCTGCTGGTGATCCCGCCCTATCGCTCGTTCACAGACACGTTGGATACGGACACGATCGTGGTGTCGTCTGCTGCCACGTACTGCGAGAACCGGCGAGCCATGCTGCTGGTAGACGCGCCGAAGGACTGGACAACGAAGGACACAGCCAAGAACAAGTTCTCCGACGCCAACACCGACTACGTGGGGACGCGCAGCAAGAATGCAGCGTTGTTCTTCCCGAGGTTGCTGGAGGCAAACCCGCTGCACAACTACCAGGTGGAAACCTTCGCCGCCAGCGGCGCAGTTGCGGGCATCTTTGCCCGCACGGACGCGCAGCGCGGCGTGTGGAAGGCACCCGCTGGACTGCAAGCCACATTCAACGGCATCTCGGGCTTCAGCGTCCCGTTAACGGACGCGGAGAACGGCGAGCTGAACCCGCTGGGTATCAACTGCCTGCGCTCCTTCCCGGTGCTGGGGCAGGTAGTTTGGGGAGCGCGTACGCTGCGCGGCGCAGACCAACTAGCCGATGACTACAAGTACATCCCGGTGCGGCGCACCGCGCTGTTCATCGAGGAAAGCCTGTACCGCGGACTGAAGTGGGTAGTGTTCGAGCCCAACGATGAGCCGCTGTGGGCGCAGATCCGGCTGAACGCGGGCACGTTCATGCAGACACTGTTCCGCAAGGGCGCGTTCCAGGGCAGCTCGCCGCGCGATGCCTACTTTGTGAAGTGCGACAACGAGACGACCACGCAGGCCGACATCGACCTGGGCATTGTGAACGTGGTGGTCGGCTTCGCGCCGCTCAAGCCGGCAGAGTTCGTCGTCATTGAACTGCAGCAGATCGCCGGACAAACGACGACCTAG
- a CDS encoding aldo/keto reductase: MRYKVLGDRTGLKVSEFALGTGMLGKAYGYGTEPDEALKILEGYAEAGGNLIDLSDAYQGGESERLVGTFVENRRNDFVLISKYTRSAQANPSLGVLGNSRKVMVQAVEESLKRLKTDHIDIYLAHLDDSMTPIEEIVRGFDDLARAGKIVYGGLCNFPAWRVATAVTLADLRGWLPIAVVQLEYSLIERTTERELLPMAEAMGLGVLGYSPLAAGILTGKYRKGEKGRATEFKAGVPQAGAEHEALLDVVIAVAAELQSDPAKVAIAWVCAKGIIPILGANTRLQLDANLGASLIRLDAEQIARLDKASAIALGYPQERLRSDGVRAMLTGNRWNQIDRPVRTVR; encoded by the coding sequence ATGCGCTATAAAGTCTTGGGAGATCGAACGGGTCTCAAGGTTTCAGAGTTTGCCCTGGGTACAGGGATGCTGGGCAAGGCCTATGGATATGGAACTGAGCCCGACGAAGCTTTGAAGATTCTCGAAGGCTATGCCGAAGCCGGCGGTAACCTGATCGATTTGTCTGATGCGTACCAGGGAGGAGAGTCCGAACGTTTGGTCGGAACGTTCGTTGAGAACAGACGCAACGACTTCGTCCTCATCTCCAAATACACCCGAAGCGCGCAGGCCAACCCTTCGCTCGGCGTTCTGGGCAACAGCCGGAAGGTCATGGTGCAAGCTGTCGAAGAAAGCTTGAAGCGGCTCAAGACCGACCATATCGACATCTATCTCGCACATCTGGATGACAGCATGACACCGATAGAAGAAATTGTGCGAGGTTTCGACGACCTGGCACGCGCGGGCAAGATCGTTTATGGAGGCTTGTGCAACTTCCCGGCATGGAGAGTTGCCACCGCTGTAACGCTGGCCGACTTGAGAGGCTGGCTGCCGATTGCTGTAGTCCAGTTGGAATATAGCTTGATTGAGAGAACTACGGAGCGCGAACTCTTGCCCATGGCAGAGGCAATGGGCTTAGGCGTTCTCGGCTACTCGCCGCTTGCGGCGGGAATCCTCACAGGGAAGTACCGCAAGGGAGAGAAAGGGCGCGCGACTGAATTCAAGGCAGGTGTGCCACAGGCAGGTGCCGAGCACGAAGCCCTGCTTGACGTTGTGATTGCTGTTGCCGCTGAGCTTCAGAGCGATCCCGCCAAGGTCGCGATCGCGTGGGTGTGCGCCAAAGGTATTATTCCCATCCTCGGGGCGAACACTCGCTTGCAACTCGACGCGAACCTCGGAGCTTCATTGATCCGACTCGACGCAGAACAGATTGCGCGTCTGGACAAGGCGAGCGCCATAGCCCTTGGGTACCCGCAGGAAAGGCTTCGCAGTGATGGTGTTCGCGCGATGCTCACTGGCAATCGGTGGAACCAGATTGATCGTCCAGTCCGTACAGTTCGGTAG
- a CDS encoding gp26 family baseplate hub assembly chaperone, whose amino-acid sequence MVGFNTAALLTAWEQAFADPPVQRAVRLLSAAPPEKAVEEWARLRVGDRDSALLDLQDSMFGDALETATPCPRCGEQVELAFTTQQVRVDSARAENFTLTEGGYQVTYRPPTSEDLLGLPRHSMEAARTALLARCVDAAVRNGQAVPVEDLPVPVVEAVTKGIADADPQAEVSIAIACPECGFQWSMDFDIASYLWTEIQEWAHRTLRDVHTLASAYGWSEREVLEMSSQRRGLYLGMVEG is encoded by the coding sequence ATGGTTGGTTTCAACACAGCCGCGCTCCTGACCGCATGGGAGCAAGCCTTCGCCGACCCGCCGGTACAGCGAGCCGTGCGGCTTCTTTCAGCCGCCCCGCCCGAAAAAGCCGTCGAGGAGTGGGCGCGGCTGCGCGTGGGCGACCGCGACAGCGCGTTGCTGGACCTGCAGGACAGCATGTTCGGCGATGCCCTGGAGACGGCCACGCCCTGCCCTCGCTGCGGCGAACAGGTGGAGCTGGCTTTCACGACGCAGCAGGTCAGGGTGGATTCGGCGCGGGCGGAAAATTTCACGCTTACCGAGGGCGGCTACCAGGTCACGTACAGGCCGCCGACAAGCGAGGACTTGTTGGGACTGCCACGCCATTCCATGGAAGCCGCGCGAACGGCATTGCTTGCACGGTGCGTGGACGCTGCGGTGAGGAATGGACAAGCGGTACCGGTGGAGGACTTGCCTGTCCCGGTGGTAGAGGCGGTAACGAAAGGGATTGCGGATGCAGACCCACAGGCGGAGGTGAGTATCGCGATCGCCTGCCCGGAGTGCGGGTTCCAGTGGTCGATGGACTTCGACATTGCGAGCTACCTGTGGACGGAGATCCAGGAGTGGGCGCACAGGACGCTGCGCGATGTCCACACTTTGGCTTCAGCCTACGGATGGAGCGAACGCGAGGTGCTGGAGATGTCCTCGCAGCGGCGCGGACTTTACCTGGGAATGGTGGAAGGCTGA
- a CDS encoding winged helix-turn-helix transcriptional regulator → MEGRWKLVIIHNLSGPEGVKTPIKRFSELERAIPNVSQKMLIQQLRCLERDGIVQRTIHPQVPPKVEYQLTSLGEALRPMLRALLDWANLRKQQSPG, encoded by the coding sequence TTGGAAGGACGATGGAAACTGGTAATCATTCACAATCTCAGCGGACCGGAAGGAGTCAAAACGCCGATCAAGCGCTTCTCGGAGTTGGAGCGGGCCATTCCGAATGTGTCTCAGAAGATGCTCATTCAGCAATTACGCTGCTTGGAACGTGATGGAATCGTGCAGCGCACCATCCATCCTCAAGTTCCGCCCAAGGTTGAATATCAACTGACGAGTCTCGGCGAAGCCCTCCGTCCGATGCTGCGTGCGCTGCTTGATTGGGCGAATCTCAGGAAACAGCAGAGTCCGGGTTAG
- a CDS encoding DUF4255 domain-containing protein, with translation MSSPLAIAAVTAVLKDLLNDGLLDHDLSTVGSFSLTALPPDRVSTGQNEPNQLNLFLYQVTANQGWRNEGLPSVDNKGQARLSSPPLALNLHYLLTAYGSQDLNAEVLLGYAMYLLHQTPVLTRAQLRTSLGTPSPIDGMLLPSPFGTLSAVDLADQIEMIKISPVYLSTEELSKIWTAMQARYRPSMAYMVSVVLIQHPAEGQAAPPVLQRGAPAVGGTPAPVLTAARVATSDLLPAMRLGDDVLVAGMRMNDPTIATVVFTNDRSQSSNEETPTSIVSSTQLISHVPSAAEDAGAMSNWAVGVYEVSLRVKRPNTPSWTTNAVPIALAPTITVSPVNAAPGDLALTLTCAPRLTADQQTQVLLIFGDQILQPDTVTNAADATQPTTLAFTVPGVTAGEYIVRLRVQGIDSIPAIFAGTPPTLQFDPEQKVVVA, from the coding sequence ATGAGTAGCCCCCTAGCAATCGCCGCTGTCACCGCTGTTTTGAAGGACCTGTTGAACGATGGGCTGCTGGACCACGACCTTTCAACCGTGGGCAGCTTCAGTCTTACGGCACTCCCGCCCGACCGGGTTTCGACCGGCCAGAACGAGCCCAACCAACTGAACCTTTTTCTGTACCAGGTCACGGCCAACCAGGGATGGCGCAATGAAGGCCTGCCCTCAGTGGACAACAAGGGGCAAGCGCGATTGAGCTCTCCGCCACTGGCGCTGAACCTTCACTACCTGCTTACGGCCTATGGCTCGCAGGACCTGAACGCGGAGGTGCTGCTGGGGTATGCGATGTACCTGCTGCACCAAACGCCGGTGTTGACTCGCGCGCAACTGCGAACGTCCCTGGGCACGCCTTCTCCGATCGACGGCATGCTGCTGCCCTCGCCCTTCGGAACTCTTTCGGCAGTCGACCTGGCCGACCAGATCGAGATGATCAAGATCTCGCCTGTCTACCTGAGCACCGAAGAGCTTTCCAAGATCTGGACGGCGATGCAGGCACGCTACCGGCCCAGCATGGCATACATGGTTTCCGTGGTGCTGATCCAGCATCCGGCCGAAGGCCAGGCCGCGCCTCCGGTGCTGCAACGAGGCGCACCGGCTGTGGGCGGCACACCGGCGCCTGTGCTGACAGCGGCACGGGTGGCGACCTCCGACCTGCTGCCGGCGATGCGCCTTGGCGACGATGTCCTGGTCGCGGGAATGCGGATGAACGATCCCACGATCGCCACGGTGGTGTTCACCAATGACCGCAGCCAGTCCAGCAATGAAGAGACGCCGACTTCCATCGTGAGCAGCACGCAGTTGATCTCTCATGTGCCTTCCGCTGCGGAAGACGCCGGCGCCATGAGCAACTGGGCGGTCGGTGTGTATGAAGTGTCCCTGCGCGTGAAGCGGCCGAACACGCCTTCGTGGACTACGAACGCGGTGCCGATCGCGCTGGCCCCCACGATCACGGTGAGCCCTGTCAACGCCGCGCCGGGCGACCTCGCGCTCACGCTGACCTGCGCGCCGCGGCTGACCGCAGACCAGCAGACGCAGGTGCTGCTGATCTTCGGCGACCAGATCCTGCAGCCGGACACCGTTACCAATGCCGCGGACGCGACCCAGCCGACGACGCTCGCCTTCACGGTACCGGGTGTGACGGCAGGCGAGTACATCGTGCGCCTTCGCGTGCAGGGTATCGACAGCATTCCCGCCATCTTTGCGGGCACACCGCCCACGCTGCAGTTCGATCCTGAACAGAAGGTGGTGGTCGCATGA
- a CDS encoding putative quinol monooxygenase: protein MYGLIVKLTAVSGRRAELIEVLGGDDSHMIAGCLSFIVSEDAADDSILWVTEVWASEAHHEASLALPPSKHGLAAIETLVAGYERIAVTKPVEKHSHPMHGERFTNS, encoded by the coding sequence ATGTATGGGCTCATCGTAAAACTGACTGCGGTCTCAGGGCGGCGCGCAGAGTTGATTGAAGTGCTCGGTGGTGACGACTCACACATGATTGCGGGATGCCTCAGCTTCATCGTTTCCGAAGATGCGGCAGACGATAGCATTTTATGGGTCACTGAAGTTTGGGCAAGTGAGGCACATCACGAAGCTTCGCTTGCGCTTCCGCCGTCCAAGCACGGTCTAGCGGCAATCGAGACTCTTGTCGCAGGCTACGAAAGAATCGCTGTCACCAAGCCAGTCGAGAAGCACAGTCACCCTATGCACGGCGAACGTTTCACTAATAGTTGA
- a CDS encoding ATP-binding protein — protein sequence MSANAWQDQNNAYLAASLEWLRLRLQKVASPAATTSQPTATAAKPAVQPAASSTPPTTATTIDAATHEGIFQRLRRSTPPSPSGSSTPATAPAIAATTASTSAPAGLLPAEVPHSLDEQLENATAKRAEAAQMDPPPALIVLAERFGMSDFERDTLLLCAAMEFDPGINVLYGQVQGTPSRSYPTFGFALAVLDDASWEALSAQRPLRFARMVELSQSSGTPLTACPLRADERIVNFIKGLNTVDDRLTAFLRPMPAAADVDLSEGEKANLASILKRLRQAAAQSSVPVVQLAGGDAWSRTAISQQACEALNRKLYRLGVESLLPQPAELELLARLWQRESILLGVALYLDAEAVEDAPGAEAASTLSRILSQPLGLVFVGVRETPLRLSVDSFVVEVAKPTTAEQFQAWKTALEGHGEAEQIEATAAALAGQFRLNLHDLSTVAQAALQSPDGDADLNKRLWEGSRELTRPRLDMLAQRLDTKAQWADLVLPAEQMRLMRQIAAQVRERYKVYEQWGFSQRMNRGFGISALFAGESGTGKTMAAEVIANDLGLNLYRIDLSAVVSKYIGETEKNLRRLFDAAEQGGAILFFDEADALFGKRSEVKDSHDRYANIEINYLLQRMESFSGLAILATNMKTALDPAFLRRLRFIVNFPFPGLSERQRIWEQALPKDTPADDLDYARLARLSISGGNIHSIALNAAFAAAQNAGKVTMPVALAAARTEMRKLDKSVHEAEFR from the coding sequence ATGAGCGCGAACGCCTGGCAAGACCAGAACAACGCCTATCTTGCCGCCTCGCTGGAGTGGCTGCGACTGCGACTGCAGAAGGTGGCCTCTCCCGCAGCGACGACGAGCCAGCCGACGGCGACTGCAGCGAAGCCCGCAGTGCAGCCGGCAGCCTCATCGACCCCACCCACCACAGCGACCACGATCGACGCTGCAACGCACGAAGGTATCTTCCAGCGCCTGCGGCGCAGCACTCCGCCCAGCCCTTCGGGCAGTTCGACTCCGGCTACCGCACCGGCAATTGCCGCGACCACTGCTTCTACCTCGGCACCGGCAGGACTGCTTCCTGCGGAGGTTCCCCACTCGCTCGACGAGCAGTTGGAGAATGCGACGGCCAAGCGAGCCGAAGCTGCCCAGATGGACCCACCTCCTGCGTTGATCGTGCTGGCAGAGCGCTTCGGCATGTCGGACTTTGAGCGCGACACGTTGCTGCTGTGCGCGGCGATGGAGTTCGACCCCGGGATCAACGTGCTCTATGGGCAAGTGCAAGGCACCCCCTCCCGCAGCTACCCCACCTTCGGCTTTGCCCTGGCTGTGCTGGACGATGCGAGCTGGGAGGCGCTCTCCGCACAACGGCCACTGCGGTTTGCGCGCATGGTGGAGTTGAGCCAGTCTTCCGGAACGCCGTTGACGGCCTGCCCGCTCCGCGCGGACGAACGGATCGTGAACTTCATCAAGGGACTGAATACGGTGGACGACCGGCTCACCGCGTTCCTGAGGCCGATGCCTGCCGCGGCGGATGTCGATCTTTCTGAAGGCGAAAAAGCGAACCTCGCAAGCATCCTGAAACGGCTGCGCCAGGCGGCCGCACAGTCGAGCGTGCCGGTGGTGCAACTGGCCGGGGGCGACGCGTGGAGCCGCACCGCGATCAGCCAGCAGGCCTGCGAGGCGCTGAATAGAAAGCTCTACCGCCTGGGCGTGGAGTCTCTGCTGCCCCAACCTGCGGAGCTGGAACTGCTGGCCCGCCTATGGCAGCGAGAGAGCATCCTGCTGGGCGTCGCGCTCTACCTTGACGCGGAAGCGGTGGAAGATGCTCCAGGAGCGGAAGCGGCTTCTACTCTCTCCCGCATTCTTTCGCAACCGCTGGGGCTGGTGTTTGTAGGCGTGCGCGAGACGCCGCTGCGCCTAAGCGTCGACTCCTTTGTGGTGGAAGTCGCGAAGCCCACGACGGCTGAACAGTTCCAAGCCTGGAAGACGGCCCTGGAAGGCCACGGCGAAGCCGAGCAGATCGAGGCCACGGCAGCTGCGCTGGCCGGTCAGTTCCGCTTGAACCTGCATGACCTGAGCACGGTGGCGCAGGCTGCGCTGCAATCTCCTGACGGCGACGCGGACCTGAACAAGCGCCTATGGGAAGGCAGCAGAGAGCTGACACGGCCGCGGCTGGACATGCTCGCGCAACGGCTGGACACCAAGGCGCAGTGGGCCGACCTGGTGCTTCCGGCCGAGCAGATGCGATTGATGCGCCAGATCGCGGCGCAGGTGCGGGAGCGCTACAAAGTCTACGAGCAGTGGGGCTTTTCGCAACGCATGAACCGAGGGTTCGGCATCAGCGCGCTGTTTGCCGGCGAGAGCGGAACGGGCAAGACGATGGCCGCCGAGGTGATCGCCAACGACCTTGGGCTGAACCTTTACCGCATCGACCTGTCCGCGGTGGTGAGCAAGTACATAGGCGAAACGGAGAAGAACCTGCGCCGGTTATTCGACGCCGCGGAACAGGGCGGAGCCATTCTGTTCTTCGACGAAGCCGATGCGTTGTTCGGCAAGCGTAGCGAAGTGAAAGACAGCCACGACCGCTACGCGAACATCGAGATCAACTACCTGCTGCAACGCATGGAGTCGTTCAGCGGGCTGGCCATCCTGGCGACAAACATGAAGACGGCGCTCGATCCCGCGTTCCTGCGCAGGCTGCGCTTCATCGTGAACTTCCCTTTCCCGGGGTTGAGCGAGCGCCAGCGCATCTGGGAACAGGCGTTACCGAAGGACACACCCGCGGACGACCTGGATTATGCTCGCCTGGCGCGGCTTTCCATCAGCGGTGGAAACATCCACAGCATTGCCTTGAACGCGGCGTTTGCGGCAGCGCAGAACGCAGGCAAGGTGACCATGCCGGTAGCGCTGGCGGCCGCGCGCACCGAGATGCGCAAACTGGACAAGTCGGTTCACGAAGCGGAGTTCCGATGA
- a CDS encoding HAD family hydrolase, protein MAIKVLMVDVDGVLIDGRPEDGRHWQTSSEKDFALTAAQLHEGFFAPHWEDIIVGRLGLMERLPAALALIAPHVSPSEFLSYWFDKNSRLSISLLHELALLRSEGIQVYLATNQEHLRASYLMAQLGLAERVDGIFYSAMLRTKKPEADFFTKVQAAVGFKCEEILSIDDSQQNVVAAQEVGWQTMRWTTDSSPAILRSLIANLNY, encoded by the coding sequence TTGGCCATCAAGGTGCTAATGGTGGACGTAGATGGCGTTCTCATTGATGGACGTCCCGAGGACGGGCGTCACTGGCAAACATCAAGCGAAAAAGACTTCGCGCTCACCGCCGCCCAACTTCATGAGGGGTTCTTCGCACCTCACTGGGAAGACATTATCGTTGGTCGCCTTGGGTTAATGGAGCGGCTGCCCGCTGCACTTGCACTGATCGCTCCTCACGTGAGCCCGTCTGAATTTCTGTCCTACTGGTTCGACAAAAACTCTCGACTTTCTATCTCATTGCTGCATGAGCTTGCACTGCTTCGCTCTGAAGGAATTCAAGTGTATTTGGCAACCAACCAAGAGCATTTGCGTGCCTCTTATTTGATGGCTCAACTGGGTTTGGCCGAACGTGTCGACGGCATTTTTTATTCTGCGATGCTTCGAACGAAGAAGCCCGAGGCGGATTTCTTCACTAAAGTCCAAGCAGCCGTTGGGTTCAAGTGTGAAGAGATATTGTCTATTGATGATAGCCAACAAAATGTTGTGGCCGCGCAAGAAGTGGGTTGGCAGACGATGCGTTGGACGACGGATAGTTCTCCCGCCATCTTGCGCAGCTTGATTGCAAATCTCAACTATTAG
- a CDS encoding SDR family NAD(P)-dependent oxidoreductase has translation MAANRENFLNKTTNSSACVALVTGSTSGIGAAIARRLSGEGYAVVLHSRSSAEAGRSLAAELGNAIYIQADLADDADRIRLVREAVSRWGRLDVLVNNAGMSSMIPHTDLLAALPVIWHEMHEVNVVAPFRLVAEAETALRDVASRGRSGCVVNISSHAGVRPKGASIPYAASKAALNHVTRLLALSLAPDIRVNAVAPGLVDTPLTADWTAAQQLWRDHSPMRRPASPDDIAQIVMMLIASDYLTGEIVVSDGGLSLT, from the coding sequence ATGGCAGCAAATAGAGAAAATTTCTTGAACAAGACTACGAATAGTTCCGCGTGCGTTGCCCTTGTGACCGGCTCCACTTCTGGCATCGGTGCTGCGATTGCCCGGCGTTTATCCGGCGAGGGATATGCCGTGGTTCTGCACTCGCGCAGTTCGGCGGAAGCGGGGCGCTCTCTGGCAGCTGAACTTGGAAACGCTATCTACATTCAAGCTGATTTGGCTGACGATGCCGATAGAATCAGGCTCGTGAGGGAGGCGGTATCTCGCTGGGGCCGCCTTGATGTCCTTGTCAACAACGCCGGCATGAGCAGCATGATTCCTCATACCGATCTTTTGGCGGCTTTACCCGTCATCTGGCACGAGATGCACGAAGTTAATGTGGTGGCTCCGTTTCGACTTGTGGCGGAAGCTGAAACCGCCCTCAGAGATGTGGCCAGTCGCGGCCGATCAGGATGTGTGGTTAATATCAGCTCACACGCTGGTGTCCGGCCCAAAGGCGCATCCATCCCTTACGCCGCGTCCAAAGCAGCGCTAAACCATGTCACTCGCCTGCTCGCGCTGTCGCTCGCTCCGGACATTAGGGTGAATGCCGTCGCCCCTGGCCTCGTGGACACGCCTCTGACAGCGGATTGGACTGCTGCCCAACAACTTTGGCGAGACCACTCGCCCATGCGGCGGCCAGCCAGCCCGGACGATATCGCGCAGATCGTGATGATGCTGATCGCGTCGGATTATTTGACTGGTGAGATCGTGGTCTCCGATGGAGGTCTGAGCCTGACATAG
- a CDS encoding phage tail protein, with the protein MAEFTVNAQRFDPYKNFKFRVKLDNNQYVAGVSKVSALKRTTEVVKHREGGDPSSSRKSPGRTEYEAITLERGVTHDKAFEQWANKVWNYGAGLGSEVSLQDFRKDITIEVYNEAGQLALSYQVFRCWVSEFQTLPDLDANANAVAIQHIKLENEGWVRDDQTPEPSEPTFTDPAS; encoded by the coding sequence ATGGCAGAATTTACAGTCAACGCGCAACGTTTCGATCCTTACAAGAACTTCAAATTCCGCGTCAAGCTGGACAACAACCAGTATGTGGCGGGCGTGAGCAAGGTCAGCGCCCTGAAGCGCACAACCGAAGTAGTGAAGCACCGCGAAGGCGGCGACCCGAGCAGCAGCCGCAAGTCGCCGGGGCGCACCGAGTACGAAGCGATCACGCTGGAACGCGGCGTGACCCATGACAAGGCCTTCGAACAGTGGGCCAACAAGGTGTGGAACTACGGCGCCGGCCTTGGCTCCGAGGTTTCGCTACAGGACTTCCGGAAAGACATCACGATCGAGGTGTACAACGAGGCCGGGCAGCTCGCGCTTTCGTACCAGGTGTTCCGGTGCTGGGTGAGCGAGTTCCAGACGTTGCCCGACCTGGACGCGAACGCGAATGCGGTGGCGATCCAGCACATCAAGCTCGAAAACGAAGGCTGGGTGCGCGACGATCAGACTCCGGAACCCTCAGAACCAACGTTCACCGACCCCGCCAGCTAG